The Apium graveolens cultivar Ventura chromosome 11, ASM990537v1, whole genome shotgun sequence genome has a window encoding:
- the LOC141695538 gene encoding uncharacterized protein LOC141695538 gives MDEDENIWIYLPKHSQGYRKGVNAFLDNAFPKLAVGDEMTCPCRNCKNSKWQHREFIYDHLICSGPYPLYVNWIVEVSQILSPNNGSDDEDMDWENNLHFGDNLDEMLDRTNGPTIDSKRFYEEGKQPLYPGCKKFSRLSFIVRLYSLKCVHGITESGFGDILELIRDAFPEANIPLSFYAAKNVIKELGLDYKKIHACPNHCMLYWGEDEKEDSCKTCGLPRWIVREKKGTSDSNPEKVIHKVPTNVMRYFPLKPRLQRLFMCKDFSELMVWHAVGRQRDGKLRHPADAEAWKIMDARYPQFSSENRNIRLGIAADGFNPFCTMNINHSTWPIVLVNYNLPPWLCMKPENLILSTLISDPDSPKNSINVYMQPLVAELTELWNEGIQTYDAFTDQTFILRASIFWTISDFPGYAMLSGWSTKGYLGCPVCNYETSSMYLKYSKKMCYMNHRKFLDPDHKWRFDKRRFNRQIEMGQPPVILSGTDIEDLLSNFQNQFGKKKKEPGRKKVKKVDSPFKKKSVFFNLPYWSHNLHRHNLDVMYIEKNVCDNILGTLLNMAGKTKDHVNACLDLQELGIRKALHPVRSLDVKHLEIRAAVFDMTNKEKDLFCAVLKNVKLPYGSASNISRYVHTKERKISGYKSHDAHFLLHYLLQFAVKKSLKPEVATVFIRLGAFSRGIWSKVIDLNELRRLQQEIVEILCQFENIFVNAFFDIMVHLLVHLFSEVQYGGPAHVRSMFPIERYLCKLKSYVRNRSKPEGSIAEGYLAEEGLTFCSRFLVGDSGSKIMKPAKFGSCLEKLEYHIGTRRNIDGKSIHLKESQWMAIHRYILFNNGNKEIESLTEEHHALVAGQAKLKRYKREREHNDDFWKWMKEQVTNKLNISRELEVLAMGPNRAAKEYSGYVINGYRFHSKNRDAKCKTQNSGVFFTALTTSFASSKDENPTVGNVNYYGAIEEIVEVNYWGEFLVVVFKCCWYQEEKDVYGLTRVNFNKLCQQSDPYVLASQVQHIFYTEDPVDKMLYNVIKRLPRDWCDIENDNINEGQDDTVLHDIHLESQIDEASWCRDDVPKRQVPIQPDEVNEPA, from the exons ATGGACGAGGATGAAAATATTTGGATATACCTTCCAAAGCATAGTCAAGGATATAGGAAAGGGGTTAATGCATTTTTGGATAATGCCTTCCCCAAATTGGCAGTAGGTGATGAAATGACATGCCCTTGCCGAAATTGTAAAAATAGTAAGTGGCAGCATCGAGAATTTATCTACGATCATCTCATATGTAGTGGTCCTTACCCATTATATGTGAACTGGATTGTAGAAGTTTCACAGATTTTAAGTCCAAATAACGGTAGTGACGATGAAGATATGGACTGGGAGAATAATCTACATTTTGGAGATAATTTAGATGAGATGCTGGACCGTACAAATGGACCAACTATTGATTCTAAAAGATTTTATGAGGAGGGAAAACAACCTTTATATCCAGGCTGTAAAAAATTCTCACGATTAAGTTTTATTGTCCGACTTTATTCCTTAAAATGTGTTCACGGAATTACGGAGTCAGGATTCGGGGATATACTAGAGCTGATCCGAGATGCGTTTCCAGAGGCAAATATACCATTGTCTTTCTATGCTGCAAAGAACGTGATTAAAGAGTTAGGGCTCGATTATAAAAAAATACACGCATGCCCTAACCATTGTATGTTATATTGGGGTGAAGATGAAAAAGAGGACTCTTGCAAAACTTGCGGCCTTCCAAGATGGATTGTACGCGAGAAGAAAGGCACTTCAGACAGTAATCCGGAGAAGGTGATTCACAAAGTCCCGACGAATGTGATGCGGTATTTTCCACTAAAGCCAAGGCTGCAACGACTCTTTATGTGTAAAGATTTTTCAGAACTTATGGTATGGCATGCAGTTGGACGTCAAAGGGATGGGAAACTTAGACATCCCGCTGATGCCGAAGCTTGGAAAATAATGGATGCGAGATATCCCCAGTTCTCGTCAGAAAATAGAAACATCAGGCTAGGTATAGCAGCTGACGGTTTTAACCCTTTTTGTACCATGAATATAAATCACAGTACTTGGCCAATTGTTTTGGTCAATTATAACCTTCCACCCTGGTTGTGTATGAAGCCAGAAAACCTCATTCTGTCAACTCTTATTTCTGATCCAGATTCTCCTAAAAATAGCATCAATGTCTATATGCAACCTCTAGTGGCTGAGTTGACAGAATTATGGAATGAAGGCATACAAACCTATGATGCCTTTACTGATCAGACCTTTATCTTACGTGCAAGTATTTTTTGGACAATTAGCGATTTCCCAGGATATGCGATGTTATCGGGATGGAGCACGAAGGGTTACTTAGGGTGTCCCGTTTGTAATTATGAGACATCTTCCATGTACCTAAAATATAGTAAAAAGATGTGCTATATGAATCATAGGAAGTTTCTCGATCCCGATCATAAGTGGAGGTTTGACAAAAGAAGGTTCAACAGACAAATAGAAATGGGACAACCCCCTGTAATTCTGTCAGGAACAGACATAGAAGATTTGCTGTCTAATTTCCAAAATCAGTTTGGAAAAAAGAAGAAGGAACCAGGACGAAAAAAGGTGAAGAAGGTTGATTCCCCCTTTAAGAAAAAGTCAGTTTTTTTCAATTTACCATATTGGAGTCATAATTTGCATCGACACAACCTCGACGTAATGTATATTGAGAAGAATGTTTGTGACAATATTCTTGGCACTCTGCTAAATATGGCTGGCAAGACAAAGGACCATGTGAATGCATGTTTAGATTTACAAGAACTTGGCATTAGGAAGGCCCTCCATCCTGTTCGATCACTTGATGTGAAACACCTTGAAATTAGGGCTGCCGTATTTGATATGACAAATAAAGAGAAAGATTTATTTTGCGCAGTACTGAAAAATGTGAAATTGCCATATGGTAGTGCATCAAATATCAGTCGATATGTGCACACGAAAGAGAGGAAAATCTCTGGCTATAAGAGCCATGATGCTCACTTTCTCTTGCACTATTTGCTACAGTTTGCGGTGAAAAAATCACTAAAACCTGAAGTTGCGACAGTTTTTATCAGACTGGGGGCATTTTCGAGAGGTATTTGGAGCAAAGTTATCGACTTGAATGAACTTCGAAGGCTGCAACAAGAAATTGTGGAAATCCTTTGTCAATTTGAGAATATATTTGTGAATGCCTTCTTCGACATAATGGTACATTTGCTGGTTCACTTATTCAGTGAAGTGCAATATGGTGGACCGGCACACGTTCGCTCCATGTTTCCTATTGAGCGCTATTTGTGCAAATTAAAGTCTTATGTGCGAAACAGAAGCAAACCAGAGGGATCTATCGCTGAGGGTTACCTGGCGGAAGAAGGCTTGACATTTTGCTCAAGATTCTTGGTTGGCGATTCCGGATCAAAAATTATGAAGCCTGCTAAATTTGGAAGTTGTCTAGAAAAATTAGAGTACCATATTGGTACGAGAAGAAATATAGATGGAAAATCAATTCATTTGAAAGAATCTCAATGGATGGCAATTCATCGCTACATTCTATTTAACAACGGAAATAAAGAGATAGAGTCTTTAACTGA GGAGCATCATGCTTTAGTTGCTGGTCAAGCAAAATTGAAAAGGTATAAAAGGGAGAGAGAACATAATGACGATTTCTGGAAGTGGATGAAGGAACAGGTTACAAATAAACTGAACATTTCGAGAGAACTAGAAGTGCTTGCGATGGGGCCTAATAGAGCAGCTAAGGAGTACAGTGGATATGTAATCAATGGATATAGATTCCATTCAAAGAACAGAGATGCCAAATGTAAAACACAGAACAGTGGTGTTTTTTTTACGGCTTTGACTACAAGTTTTGCTAGTTCAAAAGACGAGAACCCAACAGTTGGCAATGTCAATTACTATGGGGCAATTGAAGAGATAGTAGAAGTCAACTACTGGGGTGAATTTTTAGTTGTCGTATTTAAGTGTTGTTGGTATCAAGAAGAAAAGGATGTGTATGGGCTGACTAGggttaattttaataaattatgcCAACAATCAGATCCTTACGTATTGGCTTCACAAgtacaacatattttctacacAGAAGACCCGGTTGATAAGATGTTGTATAATGTTATCAAGCGCCTACCACGGGACTGGTGTGATATTGAAAATGATAATATAAATGAAGGCCAAGATGATACTGTTTTACATGATATACACCTTGAAAGTCAGATTGATGAAGCTAGTTGGTGCAGGGATGATGTCCCAAAAAGACAAGTCCCCATCCAGCCAGATGAAGTGAATGAACCTGCCTAA